The sequence below is a genomic window from Amia ocellicauda isolate fAmiCal2 chromosome 6, fAmiCal2.hap1, whole genome shotgun sequence.
TCACCATTAGGCTGACAAGATCGCTCCCATTTCAGAGGTGATCCTCCTCTCGGGGAGGGCCGCCTCCCGTCCCCTCGCTCGCCTCCTCCCGGGGAGGGCCGCCTCCCGTCCCCTCGCTCGCCTCCTCTCGGGGAGGGCCGCCTCCCGTCCCCTCCTCTCGGGGAGGGCCGCCTCCCGTCCCCTCGCTCGCCTCCTCTCGGGGAGGGCCGCCTGTCTTCTATCCCAGGTGGACCCCCTCTGCTATTGCCAAGTCTGCAGACCCAGTGTTCTCTGCTGCCTACCAGACACAGGCAGACTTGGGGGCCCTTGTGTTGGTACCAGCGGGGGCAGGGGCAGCGGTGCCAGCAGCTCCCTGGGCGGGGTCTCGGTCTCGTGCCAGAGCGGGATCTTGGTCCGGGGCCAGGGCGTGGTTTGTTCCCAGCCTCACTAAAACCCCCTCGCTTTTTGACTGCCTCATTCTTCCTCCCAGCCTTGCTTGATCCCAAACTCTTCACGCCCCTCCTCATCCTAACCCTTCCTTCTTCGAGGTCTCTCCCTCGCTCCTTCTGCTCCACCCCCTCCAGGAGCAGAGACCCAGCTACCACAGACATTCCTCGGTCTGGCCTTGCCTCACTCTCTGGCCTCAGCTGCATTAGCGACTCCCAGCCACCAGAGGGGGCCAGCGAACCCCAGCCAACCGCATTGGATTCTTCATCCCGATTGGTGGAGCGCTCCTGCAGGTCAAAGTTCAGCATTCCAGCAGCAGAACCAGCAAGGTGATGGGGGACAGCGAGGACCAGATCTCTCCTCCCCTCTTCCATCTCCCCTCCATCATCTCTCAGGTTCTCAGCCACACCCAGGCACCCCCACAGCCAACACAGCACCACCAAGAAGGGGGGCGAAGGGAGGCCACGCCCCCTGCTCCGTTTCTGCAGCATGGCGAGTGGAAATCAGTGGAAATGCCTACAGACCTGCCACATGGACCAGAGCCTTAGAAACTGGGAAGACGGTGAAATGTAGACAAAAACGCTAGAAAGCCCAGACAAACTTGAGTATAAACAGGCAAAAACAACCGTGCAcagacccagacacacagcGTGCGATAAGAAACAGCCCCCCCATGCCCGCTATTTATAGCCACTCCCGAGAACCCAGCCAATGAAGCCCCCGACCCCACCTCGCCCCCAGCAGCCGTGCAGCAGAGAGGAGCCGCATTCTCACGGGGAGTCGCAGGATCTGAGCTGCAGCCTGTTCTCTGCAGGGACCGTCAGCAGAGGGCATTCATGTGTTCATTTCTCAGCAATAGCCTGTAGGCACAGCAGTGATAGTAGTGTTGGCTGTATTAGTAACACTAGAtgttgtattaattgtattattagtgTTTGGCTGAATGTAGAAAGGCGGTGAggttatgtgtgtatgtatttgaaaGACCGCACCTTTTCTGAAGCAAACACACACGTGTGTTTACATATCCCCCTGTGGAGGTGAGGTGATTCAAACAAAGGGAAATGTTTAGTAGGTGCAGCCCCAAGGCTTAGGTTTACGGGGCGCGGAAAATTGGTAACTTGATTTCTTGCTTAAGTGCTTTCCACCTTTTCTTTACCGTAAAGGGGCGTTGCAGGCGACATGGGGAATGCCTGTGAGAAGGGGTTGTAGCATTGTGTGGTCCGAGTGGTCCGCGGAGTGGTCCAGACCAAATACCAAATTgctatgttttttgtattgcgCTGAACACGATATGCCCGGTCCGAGACCGCGGTACGGTTATCTGACGCCCGATACTGTTTTGATATTCGACTTGCGCTAAATGACACGAGTGAAAAGAGCTGTATCTCCCCAACCACAAGAGCTAGCGTTTTGAAATCAACTTTCACATGAAGAAGACCAATTGTGAATCTTTCACAGCGACTGTTTTACTTGTGAATACGAGtaatttgtgaaaatcaataacaCACCGCATACAGCTTATCTGACATTAATAAAATGGCTTATGCTGGGCTGTGTGCACatataaatacttatttccctcattaacatgcaaatcaatgtataacttttttgaaatgcgtttttctggatttttgtgttgttattctgtctctcactgttaaaatacacctaccattaaaattatagactgatcatttctttgtcagtggccaaacgtacaaaatcagcaggggatcaaatacttttttccctcactgtatatatatatatatatatatatatatatatatatatatatatatatatatatatatatatactgaaataaagaaatgaaagaaTACCTCAatcaaaaaggaaataaatacataaaatactaaataaataaataaatgtaaattaatttccTTCTTAActgcatgtatatatttatttattttgtatttcctatgagatttatttgttttatattttaattttgccaCGGAT
It includes:
- the LOC136751828 gene encoding 5E5 antigen-like — encoded protein: MLQKRSRGRGLPSPPFLVVLCWLWGCLGVAENLRDDGGEMEEGRRDLVLAVPHHLAGSAAGMLNFDLQERSTNRDEESNAVGWGSLAPSGGWESLMQLRPESEARPDRGMSVVAGSLLLEGVEQKERGRDLEEGRVRMRRGVKSLGSSKAGRKNEAVKKRGGFSEAGNKPRPGPGPRSRSGTRPRPRPGSCWHRCPCPRWYQHKGPQVCLCLVGSREHWVCRLGNSRGGPPGIEDRRPSPRGGERGDGRRPSPRGGDGRRPSPRGGERGDGRRPSPGGGERGDGRRPSPRGGSPLKWERSCQPNGCRIPRGHQVVCGPHRPSNRLSRPLCVLVRPCRL